From Tripterygium wilfordii isolate XIE 37 chromosome 16, ASM1340144v1, whole genome shotgun sequence, one genomic window encodes:
- the LOC119980663 gene encoding probable aspartic protease At2g35615 — protein MNSFSFDLIHHDSKLSPFYDRSKTESERSIEAFIRSLNHLNHFNSSLLIDAKYVESDLTIGDYLMNIYIGKPNERHVAPITRLVIPSMSSGLTWIRCDPCSSNCENQHQSLYDPKSSETYHGIPFDSKVCIDLQGTKHVESNLCQYEYRYGYKEVSSGVLGTETFYLRSPEYREKNFSDIVFGCDEAHQGDFKVDVQGVVGLGQGPFSLVSQVAKKVGKKFSYCLVKKSSSSRSKIKFGSNLQLYNQDEKEYKVKFEYSPPDPSYHLNLEAISINGEKIKTPNKKHDMIVDIQTSLTSLPPIIYNAFIAKFKEQLGDITSIQHPKYGTCFQKLDLVGIKSPRVVFHFSHPFLSDGDFLVNPTTMFREIIEYMCLTIVPIEGVSVLGNKAQIDRQMIFDVSSKSITFAPLDCIKVSF, from the coding sequence ATGAATTCTTTTAGCTTTGATCTTATTCATCATGATTCAAAACTATCTCCATTTTATGATCGATCTAAAACTGAGTCAGAGCGTTCGATAGAAGCTTTTATCCGTTCCCTCAATCACCTCAATCACTTCAATTCGTCTTTGTTGATTGATGCAAAATACGTAGAATCCGATTTAACTATCGGTGACTATCTCATGAATATTTATATAGGTAAGCCAAACGAACGACATGTTGCACCAATAACAAGACTTGTTATCCCAAGCATGTCAAGTGGCCTTACCTGGATACGATGTGACCCTTGTTCTTCCAACTGTGAGAATCAACATCAATCACTTTATGATCCAAAATCGTCAGAAACCTATCACGGTATTCCGTTTGACTCAAAAGTGTGCATAGATCTACAAGGTACTAAGCATGTTGAATCAAATCTGTGCCAATATGAATATCGTTATGGCTACAAGGAAGTCTCCTCTGGAGTGTTGGGCACTGAGACATTCTACTTGAGATCTCCCGAATACAGAGAGAAAAACTTCTCTGATATAGTGTTTGGATGCGATGAAGCACATCAAGGGGATTTTAAAGTCGATGTTCAAGGTGTTGTTGGTCTTGGACAAGGGCCATTTTCACTAGTTTCTCAAGTGGCAAAAAAAGTTGGTAAGAAATTCTCCTATTGCTTGGTTAAGAAGTCATCTAGTAGTCGTAGTAAGATTAAATTTGGATCGAACTTACAACTCTACAACCAAGACGAGAAAGAATATAAAGTTAAATTCGAGTACTCTCCTCCTGATCCCAGCTACCACCTCAACCTTGAAGCCATTAGCATTAACGGTGAGAAAATAAAGACACCAAACAAGAAACATGATATGATAGTCGATATTCAGACATCCTTGACATCATTGCCTCCAATTATATACAATGCATTCATTGCCAAGTTTAAAGAACAACTTGGCGACATAACCTCAATCCAGCATCCGAAATACGGCACTTGCTTCCAAAAACTTGACCTCGTCGGCATCAAGAGTCCCAGGGTTGTGTTTCATTTTTCTCACCCATTCCTATCCGATGGAGACTTTCTTGTGAATCCTACAACAATGTTTCGGGAAATCATTGAATACATGTGTTTGACAATAGTCCCAATAGAAGGAGTTTCTGTTTTGGGGAACAAAGCACAAATAGACCGTCAGATGATATTTGACGTGTCAAGCAAATCCATCACTTTTGCTCCACTTGATTGCATCAAAGTTTCATTTTAA